Sequence from the Microbacterium sp. AZCO genome:
CGACCTCCCCGAGGTCTCGCTCGTGTCGATTCTGGACGCCGACAAGGAGGGCTTCCTCCGTTCGGGCACGTCGCTCATCCAGACGATCGGTCGAGCGGCACGAAACGTGTCGGGCGAAGTGCACATGTACGCCGACACCATCACCGACTCGATGCACAACGCGATCGAGGAGACCAACCGGCGCCGCGACAAGCAGATCGCCTACAACCTCGAGAACGGCATCGATCCGCAGCCCCTCCGCAAGCGCATCGCCGACATCACCGAAGTGCTCGCGCGAGAGGCATCCGACACCGATCGGATGCTGCGCGGCAAGGCCGCTGCGAAGACGAAGTCGGGCAAGGGAAAGTCGCCGACGCCTCAGCTCCGGCGGGAGGGCATCGCGGCCGAGGGTGCCGAGCAGCTCGAGGCGACGATCGCCGACCTGTCCGACCAGATGCTCGCAGCCGCGGGGGAGCTGAAGTTCGAGCTCGCCGCGCGGCTTCGCGACGAGGTGCAGGACCTCAAGCGGGAGCTGCGCGCGATGGAGCGGGCCGGGCACGCCTGACACTCGACCGGGATCAGGGGCAGTGCATGAGCGGCTTGGGGCCGCTGCGGTCGAAGGTGTGCTGAGTCATCGGGTGCCCGCAGAGCGGGCAGGCGCGCTCGGCACGCTCCTCGACCGAGGGTGGAGGGGTGGTCTCGTACGGTCCGACTGCAGCCGGTCCGGCCAGGCGAATCAGCCGGGAATTGAACCACGCGTACCAGCCGCCGGCCTCGGCCACGCGCTCGCGGAGTGGCGGCCGCGGCTCGGAGGCATCCTTTTGCGTCATGACTATTAGTGTACTAACTAATTGCTACGATGGTCCCATGCCTGCGACCGAGGACCTGCTGAAGCTCGACAACCAGCTCTGCTTCGCCCTGGTCACCGCGGCGCGCAACGTCGTCGCGCTCTATCGACCCGTCCTCGAGCCGCTCGGTCTCACGCACCCGCAGTACCTGGTGATGCTGGCGCTCTGGGACGACTCTCCCCTCAGCCTCGGCGAGCTCGCTGAGAAGCTCGCCATGGAGCCCGCGACGCTCTCCCCGCTCGTCAAGCGGCTGGAGGGGCAAGGGCGAGTAGCTCGGACCCGCCGTGCCGACGACGAGCGCGTACTCGACATCACCCTGACCGACGACGGGCGGGCTCTGCGCGAGGAGGCCCTCCAGGTTCCGCAGCAGATCATGGCGCGTACCGGCATGAGTGTCGAGGACGTCGTCGCCCTCCGAGATGGGCTGTCGATGTTCGCGGGTGCGCGGCCCCGATGGAGCGACTCCTCGGCCATTTGACGGTTGTGTGAACTTCTTCTCATCCTCTAGCCGAACTCCCAGCGTCTTCATAGGCTCGGAGGCAGTGCGCCGTCGTCCCCGAACGGTTCGCCGCCGCACGGTCCCTTCGGCCCATGAATGAGGAACAGACATGCGAATCCGGTCACACCCAGACCACACTTCGTCCCACCGCAGCCGCAGACTCGCGGCCGGAGCGGTCACAGCAATAGCAGCGCTCGCTGGAGGTCTCGTCGTCGCCGCACCCGCGCAGGCGGCGGTCACCCAGGTGCAGATCCTGGCGACGAACGACTTCCACGGGCGCATCCTCGACAACACGAGCAACGGCGAGGCGGGAGCCGCGGTGCTCGCCGGCGCCGTGGAGCAGTTGCGCGGCTCCAACCCGAACACGGTCTTCGCGGCGGCGGGCGACCTCATCGGCGCCTCGACGTTCGAATCGTTCATCCAGCATGACAAGCCGACGATCGACGCCCTCAATGCGGCAGGCCTCGAGGTGTCCGCGGTGGGCAACCATGAGCTCGACCAGGGCTACAACGACCTCGTCAACCGCGTCATGGCCCCGTACGACGCGACGAAGAACCCGTACGGCGGCGCGCAGTGGCAGTACATCGCGGCGAACCTGAAGATGAAGGCCACCGGCGACGACGCGGTCCCGGCAACCTGGATCAAGGAGTTCGGCGACGTGAAGGTCGGCTTCGTCGGTGCCGTCACCGAAGAGCTCCCGAGCCTCGTCAGCCCCGCCGGCATCGCCGACATCGACGTGAAGGGCATCGTCACCTCGGTCAACACGGAGGCCGCCGACCTCGTCGCGGAGGGCGCCGACCTCGTCGTGATGCTCGTCCACGAGGGCGCCCCGTCGACCGACTGCGCAACGATGGACGACTCGGGCACATGGGCGAACATCATCAACAACGTCTCGCCCGACGTCGACGCCATCGTCTCGGGTCACACGCACCTGGCGTACAACTGCTCGTTCCCCGTGCAGCAGTGGGTGAACGAGGGTCGCGCAGTGACGGACCGCCCCGTCGTCTCGGCGGGCCAGTACGGCACCAACCTCAACCAGCTCGTCTACTCGGTCGACGGTGCGACGGGCGTGGTCAGCGCGAAGACGCAGGCGATCCTGCCGCTCGAGCACTCCGAGACGGTGCCTCCGACGCCGCCGGCGACGTCCCCGACGACAAAGTGGGTCGCGAACTACCCCGCCGATCCCGCCGTGCAGGCCATCGCCGACGCCGCCGCCAAGCAGGCCGACGTCCTCGGCGCGCAGCCGCTGGGCCAGATCGCCGGCGCCTTCAACCGCGCGCAGGCGCTCAACGCGTCGAATGCCGTGATCGAGAACCGCGGCGGCGAGTCGACGCTCGGCAACCTCGTGGCAGAGGTGCAGCGGTGGGCGACCGAGGCCCCGGAGTCGGGGTCCGCGCAGATCGCCTTCATGAACCCCGGTGGACTGCGGGCCGACATGGTCGGCACCATTCCAGGCGACGGCTCGTTCCCGCGCACGCTGACGTACAAGCAGGCGGCACTCGTCCAGCCCTTCGCGAACACGCTGGTGAACATGCAGCTCACCGGTGCGCAGATCAAGGCGGTGCTCGAGCAGCAGTGGCAGCGGACGATCTACAACGGCGTCCCGACGCGCCCCTTCCTGCGCCTCGGCGTCTCGGAGGGCTTCACGTACACCTACACGCAGAAGGTCGTGCAGGAGCCGCAGCAGAACGACCCGGCCACGCCCGTCGACGAGTCCCTCACGCCGATCAACGAGGCCAAGGGAACCATCACGGGCATGTGGCTCGACGGGACGCCGATCGACCTGAATGCCACCTACTCGGTCACGGTCAACTCGTTCCTCGCGAGCGGGGGCGACAACTTCCGGGAGCTCGCCAACGGCGCCGGAAAGCGTGACACGGGCAAGATCGACCTCTCCGCGATGGTCGATTACATGGCCACGTTCGCCGCGACGACGCCGCTTCCGGTCGACTACGCGCAGCGTGCCGTCCAGGTGCAGTTCCCGGACAGCGCACCCGCGTCGTACGAGCTCGGCGCCAATGTCTCCTTCGATGTGAAGTCGTGGTCGCTCTCGACCGCGGCCGACCTGAAGGATGAGGCGGTGGACGTCTCGTTCGACGGCACGTCGCTCGGCTCGTTCCCGCTCGACAACACGATCGGGACCAGGCTGTACGACGACTACGGCACGACGAGCGTGTCCGTCACCCTGCCCGCGACAGGAACCGTCGGCGCGACGCAGCTCGTGCTGACGGGCTCCACCACCGGCACGAAGGTGATCGTCCCGATCACGACATTCGAGCGCGCGACGTCGACGACCCTCGCGTGGCCGAACAAGATCATCGCCAAGAAGGGATCGGCGGTGCAGTTCACGGTCGAGGTGAAGGCCGGCGGTGCGACGCCGACCGGCACCATCACCATCTACGACCGCGCGACGCCGATCGCGACGGTGACGCTCAGCGAGCAGGACAAGGGCCGCATCAAGGTGAAGCTGCCCGCGCTCGCGAAGGGGCTGCACCTGCTGTGGGCGTCCTACGGTGGCAGCGACACCGTGAAGCCGTCCGACGCGCCCCGCGTTCCCCTCGTCGTCTGGTGACGGGATGATCGCCGCGTGACGCACTGATCACGAGAGGATGCCGCGGGGACACAGCCCCGCGGCATCCGTCTTGATGCCGATCGATCTGCAGGAGCCGTCGCAGTCGAAGCGCGTGCCGGTCGTCGTCTGGTGACGCGTCTTCGCGGCGGGCGAACACGCCCCGGACCGCGTGTCGGAGGCCCCGCCTAGACTTGTCGGGTGCCCATCGTCCCTGTCGCCGTGCCCGTGAACAGCAGTCCCTCGAACACCGTGAAGCCCGGTTCCCTGGGGCAGCTCAGCGTGCGCGGAGCTCGCGTGCACAACCTCAAGGACATCGATCTCGACATCCCGCGCGACTCCCTCGTCGTGTTCACGGGGCTGTCCGGATCGGGCAAGTCCAGCCTCGCGTTCGACACGATCTTCGCCGAGGGTCAGCGCCGCTACGTCGAGTCGCTGAGCGCCTACGCCCGCCAATTCCTGGGCCAGGTCGACCGTCCCGATGTCGACTTCATCGAGGGCCTCAGCCCCGCTGTCTCGATCGACCAGAAGTCGACCAACCGCAACCCGCGCTCGACGGTCGGCACGATCACCGAGATCCACGACTACATGCGCCTGCTGTGGGCGCGGATCGGCATCCCGCACTGTCCCGTCTGCGGCGAGGTCATCCAGCGCCAGACGGTGCAGCAGATCGCCGACCAGCTCATGGAGCTGCCCGAGCGCACCCGCTACCAGATCGTCGCGCCCGTCGTCTCGCAGAAGAAGGGCGAGTTCGTCGACCTCTTCAAAGAGCTCGGCGCGAAGGGCTACGCGCGCGCGATCGTCGACGGCGAGCTCATCCAGCTCGCCGAGCCGCCCGTGCTCAAGAAGAGCTACAAGCACGACATCGCGGTCGTCATCGACCGACTCGTCGCCGGGCCCGACATCCTGAGCCGCGTCACCGACTCCGTCGAGACGGCGCTCGGGCTGGCCGGCGGCATCGTGCAGGTCAACTTCGTCGATGAGGAAGGGGATGCCGCGTGGCAGAGCTTCTCCGAGAAGCTGGCCTGCCCCAACGGCCACCCGCTGCAGCTCACCGAGATCGAGCCGCGCACGTTCTCGTTCAACGCGCCGTTCGGCGCGTGTCCGGCATGCTCGGGCCTCGGCACGCGCATGTCGGTCGACGTCGACCTGATGCTCGGCGACGAGGAGCTGTCGATCCGCGAGGGTGTGCTCATCCCCTGGACGACGCAGGGGAAGGGGCTCTTCCAGTACTACGAGCGCCTCCTCGAGGGACTCGCGAGCGACCTCGGCTTCTCACTCGACACGCCCTGGCGCATGCTCCCGGCGGCGGTCAAGGAGGCCGTGCTCCGCGGCGAGAACTACAAGGTCACCG
This genomic interval carries:
- a CDS encoding 5'-nucleotidase C-terminal domain-containing protein, translated to MQILATNDFHGRILDNTSNGEAGAAVLAGAVEQLRGSNPNTVFAAAGDLIGASTFESFIQHDKPTIDALNAAGLEVSAVGNHELDQGYNDLVNRVMAPYDATKNPYGGAQWQYIAANLKMKATGDDAVPATWIKEFGDVKVGFVGAVTEELPSLVSPAGIADIDVKGIVTSVNTEAADLVAEGADLVVMLVHEGAPSTDCATMDDSGTWANIINNVSPDVDAIVSGHTHLAYNCSFPVQQWVNEGRAVTDRPVVSAGQYGTNLNQLVYSVDGATGVVSAKTQAILPLEHSETVPPTPPATSPTTKWVANYPADPAVQAIADAAAKQADVLGAQPLGQIAGAFNRAQALNASNAVIENRGGESTLGNLVAEVQRWATEAPESGSAQIAFMNPGGLRADMVGTIPGDGSFPRTLTYKQAALVQPFANTLVNMQLTGAQIKAVLEQQWQRTIYNGVPTRPFLRLGVSEGFTYTYTQKVVQEPQQNDPATPVDESLTPINEAKGTITGMWLDGTPIDLNATYSVTVNSFLASGGDNFRELANGAGKRDTGKIDLSAMVDYMATFAATTPLPVDYAQRAVQVQFPDSAPASYELGANVSFDVKSWSLSTAADLKDEAVDVSFDGTSLGSFPLDNTIGTRLYDDYGTTSVSVTLPATGTVGATQLVLTGSTTGTKVIVPITTFERATSTTLAWPNKIIAKKGSAVQFTVEVKAGGATPTGTITIYDRATPIATVTLSEQDKGRIKVKLPALAKGLHLLWASYGGSDTVKPSDAPRVPLVVW
- a CDS encoding MarR family transcriptional regulator produces the protein MPATEDLLKLDNQLCFALVTAARNVVALYRPVLEPLGLTHPQYLVMLALWDDSPLSLGELAEKLAMEPATLSPLVKRLEGQGRVARTRRADDERVLDITLTDDGRALREEALQVPQQIMARTGMSVEDVVALRDGLSMFAGARPRWSDSSAI